From one Coffea eugenioides isolate CCC68of chromosome 11, Ceug_1.0, whole genome shotgun sequence genomic stretch:
- the LOC113751876 gene encoding bidirectional sugar transporter SWEET7-like — MYGQIGVVPLVPSLDFVDGEGAKVVELSLFFVSTACIATSICVLLELRSGLSATSVTLIALPLKLQVEAKNEKMYQVVRTIMGILGNFTSFCLFASPVFTFARIVKMKSVEEFHPYPYLAGALNCFFWVFYGSPMVHPNSILVIITNSIGFVLELAYLAIFFHFSHSKKQRLIVVFGLIGEAVFAAGIALITLLVFHNTDGRSLFVGAICVAFSIILSASPLSIMKQVIKTKSVEFMPFWICLAGFCNGTVWAVYALLPLDPFILTGNGVGALLGFVQLCLHTKYRKTTPKGGSNDMPGKPSELQLPVSQNQVSV; from the exons GGGTTGTACCACTGGTTCCTTCACTGGACTTTGTAGACGGTGAGGGTGCCAAAGTGGTTGAGCTGTCTCTTTTCTTTGTCTCCACTGCTTGTATTGCAACATCCATTTGTGTTCTTTTAGAGTTGAGGTCTGGGTTGTCGGCTACTTCAGTTACGCTTATTGCACTTCCG TTGAAGCTGCAGGTAGAAGCGAAAAACGAAAAGATGTATCAAGTCGTTCGAACCATCATGGGGATCCTCG GAAACTTCACCTCCTTTTGTCTGTTTGCCTCTCCAGt GTTTACTTTTGCAAGGATCGTCAAGATGAAATCGGTGGAGGAATTCCACCCTTACCCGTACCTTGCTGGAGCGTTGAACTGCTTCTTCTGGGTCTTCTATGGATCACCAATGGTTCACCCAAACAGCATACTTGTTATCATCACCAACAGCATTGGCTTCGTGTTGGAATTGGCCTATCTGGCCATATTCTTTCACTTCTCACACAGTAAGAAACAGAGG TTAATAGTAGTGTTTGGCTTGATTGGAGAGGCTGTTTTCGCAGCTGGCATAGCTCTCATAACTTTGCTAGTCTTTCACAATACTGACGGAAGATCTTTGTTCGTTGGAGCCATCTGTGTTGCCTTCAGCATCATTCTGTCCGCCTCTCCGTTGTCTATTATG AAACAAGTCATCAAGACAAAAAGCGTCGAATTCATGCCGTTTTGGATTTGTCTGGCAGGCTTCTGTAACGGCACTGTTTGGGCTGTCTATGCTTTGCTCCCCTTAGATCCCTTCATCTTG ACCGGCAACGGAGTTGGAGCTCTTTTGGGATTCGTCCAGCTCTGTCTGCACACCAAATATCGCAAAACTACTCCAAAGGGAGGCAGCAACGACATGCCTGGCAAGCCATCTGAGTTGCAGCTCCCAGTCTCACAGAACCAAGTTTCTGTTTGA
- the LOC113751875 gene encoding F-box protein CPR1-like, whose translation MSDHIPDHVLVNVLLRLPFDSLIRSRLLQWPSLFANFRVGHFLVESNPWTQKHRKLPSPPYENLIGCRVNFRLGFGFDPVNDAYKVVAFMKCWSIFDQDWSTPTSHEVYVYSSKLNSWKKIGDFPFENPFREPMDGLLVNGALHWFYCVGYILAFDLSSEEFRMMPCPYLEGRRDYDLWVLNGCICLVSYFFAHDHRRCAYISLMEDYRIDESRRNLLTFLKFPFDEQILWHHIKPVTCSRNKKQLLLEVNSRKLVLYDSEKNSFVDIADKSGLDLHVNHYEFTNLTTCVCLESLVRPF comes from the exons ATGTCAGACCATATCCCTGACCATGTGCTTGTCAACGTGCTTTTGAGGTTACCATTTGATTCTCTAATTCGCTCCCG GCTCTTGCAATGGCCTTCTTTGTTTGCTAACTTCAGAGTCGGACATTTTCTTGTGGAATCCAATCCATGGACTCAAAAGCACCGTAAATTACCCTCTCCTCCTTATGAAAATTTGATTGGTTGTAGAGTCAATTTTCGTCTGGGATTTGGGTTTGACCCTGTTAATGATGCCTACAAAGTGGTTGCTTTCATGAAATGTTGGAGTATTTTCGACCAAGATTGGTCAACTCCGACGAGTCATGAGGTTTATGTTTATAGCTCAAAGCTTAATTCATGGAAAAAAATAGGTGATTTTCCATTTGAGAATCCTTTTCGGGAACCCATGGATGGACTTCTTGTTAATGGTGCATTACACTGGTTTTACTGTGTAGGCTACATTCTTGCCTTTGATCTTAGCAGCGAAGAATTTCGCATGATGCCTTGCCCTTACTTGGAAGGTCGTCGGGATTATGATTTGTGGGTCCTGAATGGTTGCATTTGCTTGGTTTCCTACTTCTTTGCCCATGATCATCGGAGATGTGCTTATATTTCACTGATGGAGGATTACAGAATTGATGAATCACGTCGGAATCTATTAACTTTCCTAAAATTCCCTTTTGATGAGCAGATATTATGGCACCACATAAAGCCAGTAACATGTTCAAGGAACAAAAAGCAATTACTTTTGGAGGTTAATAGCAGGAAGCTTGTGCTTTATGACAGTGAAAAAAATTCCTTCGTTGATATTGCAGACAAGAGTGGTTTAGATTTACATGTGAACCATTATGAATTCACAAACCTAACTACATGTGTTTGTCTAGAAAGCCTTGTTAGGCCTTTTTAA